A region of the Romboutsia hominis genome:
GAGGTCTTTTTAAACAACAATATAAAGATGATATTCAAAGACAAATTAAAAATAAACAATTATTTTTTTAATAATCTACAAAAAGGTCAAAAAATCGATGATGATATAATTCTTGTCATGCTTAGAGATAGGTCTATAAAACTAAAAAATTATATAGATGATAGCAAGAAAATAATAATAATAAATAGAAGTGTAAAGCAAAAAGATATATACAGACTGTTTTCACTACCTAAAAATATAGATGTGTTAGTTGTAAACGATAACAAGGAAACAATACTTGAAACTATATCCATGCTATACCACATAGGTATAAATCACTTAAATTTAATTCCCTATGATAAAGAAAAAGAATACAAGGATATTAAAGTTTGTGTAACTCCTGGTGAAACACACTTAGTTCCTGATTATATAGAAGAAGTAATTGATATAGGGCATAGATTTATAGACATATCTACATTTCTACAAATAATAACCAAACTAAAAATCGATGAAAAAGAAGTAACACAAAGACTAATAAAATACTCTGAAGAAGTTATTAGTATACATTCAGGAATAAATCATACCTATAAAAATCTTACAGTAGAAAATGATGAGCTAAAATCTATTATAAAGTTATCTAAAAATGGTATGATATTACTTTCAAATGAAGGTATTATAAAAGTCCTTAATGAAAGTGTGAAAAATATTTTAGATATAAAAGAAGATATAATAGGTAAAAACATTAAAAATTTAGATGATAAAGAATTAAAAGATATATTAAATAAAGATAAGACAAAAGATGATAATGTTATTAAATATAAAGATAAGTATATAACAATAAACAAGCACACAATAAATAGCTTTGGTAAAAATATAGGGTCATATTTTTGTATACAAGAGGTAACTTATATAAAAAAATTAGAACAAAATTTAAGTAAAGTTCTTAAAGATAAAGGTCAAGTAGCTAGATATACTTTTGATGATATTAAAACTAATTCTATAAATATGGAAAATACAAAAAAGTTAGCCAGAAAGATATCTAAATCAGATTATACAGTTTTAATAACTGGTGAAAGTGGAACTGGAAAAGAGTTGTTAGCTCAGTCTATACATAATGATTCAAATAGAAGTAAACAACCTTTTATAGCTATAAACTGTGCTGCTATGCCTGAAAATTTATTAGAAAGTGAGTTATTTGGATACGAAGAAGGAGCATTTACTGGTGCATTAAAAGGTGGTAAAAAAGGACTATTTGAACAAGCTCATAATGGAACTATATTTTTAGATGAAATAGGGGATATGCCTATGTATCTTCAAACAAAGTTACTTAGAGTACTTCAAGAAAATCAAATTATGCCAGTTGGAGGACAAAGCGTAATAGATATTGATGTTAGAGTAATAGCAGCAACAAATAGAGATTTGCTTAAAATGATAAAAGAAGAAAAGTTTAGGGCAGATTTATATTATAGAATAAATGTATTACCTATACACATACCTCCACTTAGA
Encoded here:
- a CDS encoding sigma-54 interaction domain-containing protein, with amino-acid sequence MKTIGIVTDGLSTLEVFLNNNIKMIFKDKLKINNYFFNNLQKGQKIDDDIILVMLRDRSIKLKNYIDDSKKIIIINRSVKQKDIYRLFSLPKNIDVLVVNDNKETILETISMLYHIGINHLNLIPYDKEKEYKDIKVCVTPGETHLVPDYIEEVIDIGHRFIDISTFLQIITKLKIDEKEVTQRLIKYSEEVISIHSGINHTYKNLTVENDELKSIIKLSKNGMILLSNEGIIKVLNESVKNILDIKEDIIGKNIKNLDDKELKDILNKDKTKDDNVIKYKDKYITINKHTINSFGKNIGSYFCIQEVTYIKKLEQNLSKVLKDKGQVARYTFDDIKTNSINMENTKKLARKISKSDYTVLITGESGTGKELLAQSIHNDSNRSKQPFIAINCAAMPENLLESELFGYEEGAFTGALKGGKKGLFEQAHNGTIFLDEIGDMPMYLQTKLLRVLQENQIMPVGGQSVIDIDVRVIAATNRDLLKMIKEEKFRADLYYRINVLPIHIPPLRERKEDIDMMLKHFIKRKIKVSEDVKIIINDYDWPGNIRELRNTAMYIDTMASKDEVTTNDLPHNLTNIKKDYKKDIDYIKNRTSLEKTVKVMKCIKNHNDLNKSLGRSAILKELIKEDILISEGEIRHILEVLKGRNIVVSKSGRKGSELSQKGIEVLKLLK